One Candidatus Hinthialibacter antarcticus genomic window, TCATCTTGTTGACAGACGCCGGACACGGCAACAAAAATTAGGAGTACAATTCCCCAGATTACGCTTTTCATCACAATGGCTCCCTCAGGTATGGTATGATCCAATATTAGAATCATACCTAGGCGGCTGTATAGTCGATGCGGGTCTGTTGTAAGATTTGTGGTTTGAAGTAAAATCCATTCCCATTCCAATTTGAGTATACAAAAACTAATGGACCCATCAGTCGCTGAAAAGAACGAAGAATTCGCCCAAACCGGAAAATCTGTTGATGGTTTGATTGACGTCCCGATCCAGATTGATGATGACATCCATCAAATGATTCAAAATGCGCTTCGCGAAGACATCCGCGACGGCGACGTAACCACGATGGCTACCATCGAAGAAGAAAAACCCGGATCGGCGCGTGTGGTCGTAAAACAAATGGGGATTCTCTGCGGGGCGCCCATCTTTCAAGAAGTCTTTCGTTTTGTCGATCCACGGGTTGAAGTCAACGCCTGGGCGCGCGAAGGCCAGACGATCACGCCTGGACGCACCATCTTTACCATCGACGGCCCGATTCAATCAATATTGATGGGTGAACGGGTCGCGCTGAATTACTTGTCATATCTCTCCGGCATCTCTACAACTACATCGGAATTTGTCAAATCAGTGCGTCATACCAAAGCGCGGATATTAGACACGCGAAAAACAGTGCCGCTATTGCGCCGTCTGGAAAAATACGCAGTACGCGTTGGCCGCGGCTTAAATCACCGTATTGGTTTGTTCGATATGGTGTTGATTAAA contains:
- the nadC gene encoding carboxylating nicotinate-nucleotide diphosphorylase, coding for MDPSVAEKNEEFAQTGKSVDGLIDVPIQIDDDIHQMIQNALREDIRDGDVTTMATIEEEKPGSARVVVKQMGILCGAPIFQEVFRFVDPRVEVNAWAREGQTITPGRTIFTIDGPIQSILMGERVALNYLSYLSGISTTTSEFVKSVRHTKARILDTRKTVPLLRRLEKYAVRVGRGLNHRIGLFDMVLIKDNHIDSCGSIQGAVNAAKQKWGNRFAIEVETRNLKEVQEAIDVGVDRIMLDNMDIETMTEAVELIAGRAETEASGGINLSTVSFVAETGVDYISVGSLTHSAKWLDFSLLLDRSRTEAKQGG